Proteins from a genomic interval of Zingiber officinale cultivar Zhangliang chromosome 1B, Zo_v1.1, whole genome shotgun sequence:
- the LOC121975961 gene encoding probable indole-3-acetic acid-amido synthetase GH3.1 → MPEAPKLMPVTLPPADDDAVPEHHRKALEFIDDVTENADVVQRRVLLEILSQNAPATYLHRHGLSGRDAADLDAFKRLIPLVTYEDIRPDILRIAHGDTSPILCGRPISEFLTSSGTSGGERKLMPTIEDELNRRSLLYSLLMPVMSQFVRRLDKGRGMYLLFVKSEVCTPGGLVARPVLTSYYKSHHFLNRPDDPYNLYTSPNEAILCSDSWQSMYAQLLCGLLHRSDVLRVGAVFASGFIRAIRFLEKHWPRLCRDIRAGELDHEITDRAVREAVGRVLRPDGDLAHLIESECSRKTWQGIIPRLWPNTKYVDVIVTGAMAQYIPTLDFYSDGLPLTCTMYASSECYFGLNLQPLSKPDDVAYTLIPTMAYFEFLPVPCASSCCNTDDFDHRDLVDLVEVKLGQEYELVVTTYAGLYRYRVGDVLRVVGFKNKAPQFKFIRRKNVALSIDSDKTDEVELHAAVSAAASHLEPFGASLVEYTSYADALSIPGHYVLYWELREQGPGTTAPAVPASVLEDCCLAVEEKLNSVYRQGRVCDKSIGPLEIRVVEEGTFDEMMDFSLSQGASINQYKAPRCVLAGPVVELLDGRVRSRFFSRKCPKWAPGNKQWNILLDAIN, encoded by the exons ATGCCGGAAGCACCAAAGCTGATGCCGGTCACTCTCCCCCCGGCCGACGACGATGCCGTGCCCGAGCATCACCGGAAGGCCCTCGAGTTCATCGACGACGTGACTGAGAACGCCGACGTCGTCCAACGGCGTGTGCTCCTCGAAATCCTCTCCCAGAACGCCCCCGCCACGTACTTGCATCGCCACGGGCTATCCGGCCGTGACGCCGCCGACCTGGATGCGTTTAAGCGCCTCATCCCGCTCGTCACCTACGAAGACATCCGGCCCGACATTCTCCGCATCGCTCACGGAGACACCTCGCCCATCCTCTGTGGCCGCCCGATCTCAGAATTCCTTACAAG CTCGGGGACATCCGGCGGGGAGCGGAAGCTGATGCCGACGATAGAGGATGAGCTCAACCGGCGCTCGCTTCTGTATAGTCTACTAATGCCGGTGATGAGCCAATTCGTGCGCAGACTCGACAAAGGCAGGGGAATGTACCTACTGTTCGTGAAGTCGGAGGTTTGCACCCCCGGCGGCCTTGTCGCTCGCCCCGTCCTAACAAGCTACTACAAGAGCCACCACTTCCTCAACCGCCCGGACGATCCGTATAATCTCTACACCAGCCCCAACGAGGCCATCCTCTGCTCAGACTCCTGGCAGAGCATGTACGCCCAACTCCTCTGCGGTCTCCTCCACCGCTCCGACGTCCTCCGTGTCGGCGCCGTGTTCGCTTCCGGCTTCATCCGCGCCATCCGCTTCCTTGAGAAGCACTGGCCGCGCCTCTGCCGCGACATCCGCGCTGGCGAGCTCGACCACGAGATCACTGATCGAGCAGTGCGTGAGGCCGTGGGCCGTGTGCTGCGCCCTGACGGGGATTTGGCCCACCTGATCGAGTCGGAGTGCAGCAGGAAGACGTGGCAGGGCATCATTCCCCGGCTGTGGCCCAACACCAAGTACGTGGACGTCATCGTCACCGGCGCCATGGCGCAGTATATCCCCACACTCGATTTCTACAGCGACGGCCTGCCGCTGACGTGCACCATGTACGCCTCCTCCGAGTGCTACTTCGGCCTCAACCTGCAGCCCTTGAGCAAACCCGATGACGTCGCTTACACCTTGATCCCCACCATGGCCTACTTCGAATTCCTCCCCGTGCCATGCGCCAGCAGTTGCTGCAACACTGACGACTTCGATCACCGTGACTTGGTCGACCTGGTCGAGGTCAAGCTCGGCCAGGAGTACGAGCTCGTCGTCACCACTTATGCTG GCTTGTACCGTTACCGCGTGGGCGACGTTCTGAGGGTGGTGGGATTCAAAAACAAGGCGCCGCAGTTCAAGTTCATACGGAGGAAGAACGTGGCGCTGAGCATCGACTCGGACAAGACGGACGAGGTGGAGCTGCACGCCGCAGTGAGCGCCGCCGCGAGCCACCTGGAGCCGTTCGGGGCGTCGCTAGTGGAGTACACGAGCTACGCCGACGCGCTCAGCATTCCGGGGCACTACGTGCTTTACTGGGAGCTACGCGAACAGGGGCCAGGGACGACGGCGCCGGCGGTGCCGGCGTCGGTGCTCGAGGACTGCTGCCTGGCGGTGGAGGAGAAGCTGAACAGCGTGTACCGGCAGGGGCGGGTGTGCGACAAGTCAATCGGGCCGCTGGAGATTCGGGTAGTGGAGGAGGGTACCTTCGACGAGATGATGGACTTCTCTCTGAGCCAGGGAGCTTCCATCAACCAGTACAAGGCGCCGCGGTGTGTGCTGGCGGGGCCGGTTGTGGAGCTGCTCGATGGCCGGGTGCGATCCAGGTTCTTCAGCCGCAAGTGCCCCAAGTGGGCTCCGGGCAACAAGCAGTGGAACATCCTCCTCGAcgctattaattaa